The proteins below are encoded in one region of Halalkalicoccus jeotgali B3:
- a CDS encoding DEAD/DEAH box helicase — MAATDEQVPRVDHPLLTPGFIERRLYQIQLAGRAKTAHTLVCLPTGLGKTTVSLLVTAERLNDVGGKSLFLAPTKPLVEQHAEFYREALEIPDEEIVVFTGEVRPDDRAALWDDSKIVIATPQVVENDLVGGRISLADVTHLTFDECHRATGDYSYVYIAERYHGDAENPLVTGMSASPGGDEEAILEVCENLGISEVEVMTEEDSDVAEYTHDTEVEWKRIEVPEEIIEIRDALNEVVKDRLEKLKEIGVIGSARVDISRKELFGVRSELQKLIQNDQSEGYTGMSIHAEVMKLKHAVEVVESQGVEALEAYFERLRNEARSSGASKASQRLVSEPKVREAMRRADEYDDLHPKLSETRRLAIETLVDGGRRVIVFTEYRDTAETLTEFLGEHVDTRRFVGQGDKEGSSGMTQKEQKEVLDDFRKGEFEVLVSTSVAEEGLDVPEVDLVLFYEPVPTAIRAIQRKGRTGRQDEGQVVVLLAEDTRDEAYFWISRRREKEMESELRKLKGVASEVEEQLDPSQRQLADFDAEDGGSEGDDVDELEHGLESYEPEADDDADGSECGSEEGAIATPEPDPDGGIEIVADQRELDATIARDLSTREGISTRLETLAVGDYVLSDRVAVERKSVSDFLDTLVGGDRSVFEQVGDMARFYSRPVVIIEGAGLYEERNVHPNAIRGALASLAIDFGASVLRTEDEADTADLLAVIAGREQEVDDREVSVHGKKSSKTLAEQQEYVVGSIADIGPVTARSLLEAFGSVEAVLTASEEELMDAEGVGEVTAGRIREVVAGRYESYIY, encoded by the coding sequence ATGGCTGCCACGGACGAACAGGTCCCCCGCGTGGATCACCCCCTCCTCACGCCCGGGTTCATCGAACGCCGGCTCTATCAGATCCAGCTCGCGGGTCGGGCGAAGACCGCCCACACCCTCGTCTGTCTGCCGACGGGACTGGGCAAAACCACGGTGAGCCTGCTGGTCACCGCCGAACGGCTGAACGACGTCGGCGGGAAGTCGCTCTTTCTCGCACCGACGAAACCGCTGGTCGAGCAGCACGCCGAGTTCTACCGCGAGGCGCTCGAAATCCCCGACGAGGAGATCGTCGTCTTCACCGGAGAGGTCCGCCCCGACGACCGGGCGGCGCTGTGGGACGACTCGAAAATCGTCATCGCTACCCCGCAGGTCGTCGAGAACGACCTGGTCGGCGGGCGGATCTCGCTTGCGGACGTCACCCATCTGACCTTCGACGAGTGCCATCGCGCGACCGGCGACTACTCATACGTCTACATCGCCGAACGCTACCACGGGGACGCCGAGAACCCGCTCGTGACGGGAATGAGCGCCTCGCCGGGGGGGGACGAGGAGGCGATCCTAGAGGTGTGTGAGAACCTCGGGATCAGCGAGGTCGAGGTGATGACCGAGGAGGATTCGGACGTCGCCGAGTACACCCACGACACCGAAGTCGAGTGGAAGCGAATCGAGGTGCCCGAAGAGATCATCGAGATCCGCGACGCCCTGAACGAGGTAGTCAAAGACCGCCTGGAGAAGCTCAAGGAGATAGGCGTGATCGGCTCGGCGCGCGTCGATATCTCGCGCAAGGAACTGTTCGGGGTGCGAAGCGAACTCCAGAAGCTCATCCAAAACGACCAATCGGAGGGCTACACCGGGATGTCGATCCACGCGGAGGTGATGAAGCTCAAACACGCCGTCGAGGTCGTCGAATCCCAGGGGGTCGAGGCCTTGGAGGCGTACTTCGAGCGCTTGCGCAACGAGGCCCGTTCTTCGGGAGCGTCGAAGGCGAGCCAGCGCCTCGTCAGCGAACCCAAAGTCCGAGAGGCGATGCGCCGGGCCGACGAGTACGACGACCTCCACCCGAAGCTCTCCGAAACCCGCCGGCTCGCCATCGAGACGCTGGTCGATGGCGGGCGCCGGGTGATCGTCTTCACCGAGTACCGCGACACCGCAGAGACCCTCACCGAGTTCCTGGGCGAGCACGTCGACACCCGGCGGTTCGTCGGCCAGGGCGACAAGGAGGGCAGCTCAGGGATGACCCAGAAGGAACAGAAGGAGGTGCTCGACGACTTTCGTAAGGGGGAGTTCGAGGTGCTGGTCTCGACGTCGGTCGCAGAGGAGGGCTTGGACGTCCCGGAGGTCGATCTCGTGCTCTTTTACGAGCCGGTCCCGACGGCCATTCGGGCGATCCAGCGCAAGGGCCGAACCGGCCGGCAGGACGAGGGACAGGTCGTCGTCCTGCTGGCCGAGGACACCCGCGACGAGGCGTACTTCTGGATCTCACGCCGGCGCGAAAAGGAGATGGAGTCCGAACTGCGGAAACTGAAGGGCGTCGCGAGCGAGGTCGAAGAGCAGCTCGATCCGAGCCAGCGCCAGCTCGCGGACTTCGATGCCGAGGACGGGGGAAGCGAAGGGGACGACGTCGACGAGCTAGAGCACGGACTGGAGTCCTACGAACCGGAAGCGGATGACGACGCGGACGGCTCGGAATGTGGATCTGAGGAAGGGGCGATCGCAACGCCCGAGCCGGATCCCGACGGGGGAATCGAGATCGTCGCCGACCAGCGCGAACTCGACGCGACGATCGCGCGCGACCTCTCGACGCGCGAGGGGATCAGCACGCGCCTCGAAACGCTCGCGGTCGGCGATTACGTCCTCTCGGACCGGGTGGCGGTCGAACGCAAATCCGTCTCCGACTTCCTCGATACGCTCGTCGGCGGGGATCGGTCGGTCTTCGAGCAGGTCGGAGACATGGCGCGTTTTTACAGTCGGCCGGTAGTGATCATCGAGGGCGCGGGACTTTACGAGGAACGAAACGTCCACCCGAACGCCATTCGGGGGGCGCTCGCGAGCCTCGCGATCGACTTCGGCGCGAGCGTGCTCCGCACGGAGGACGAAGCCGACACGGCGGACTTACTCGCCGTGATCGCCGGACGCGAACAGGAGGTCGACGACCGGGAGGTCAGCGTCCACGGCAAGAAGTCCTCGAAGACGCTCGCCGAACAACAGGAGTACGTCGTGGGCTCGATCGCGGACATCGGCCCCGTGACCGCCCGTTCGCTTCTCGAAGCGTTCGGCAGCGTCGAGGCGGTACTGACCGCGAGCGAGGAGGAACTGATGGACGCGGAGGGCGTCGGCGAGGTAACTGCGGGTCGAATCCGTGAGGTCGTCGCCGGTCGGTACGAATCCTATATATACTGA
- a CDS encoding sulfite exporter TauE/SafE family protein: MEFALGIGVLFALTLLSVLGGTIVSTIGPGGILIVTGLYLLTPLSAAEVAGTSSATFAVGAILGSLVFARSGEIDWRLAGVVSTGAAVGTWLGVQANAYLSRDLYGLLLAAMLAAVGCIIVYREYRDLEPRIELGRERSDLVGFVVIGLLIGVFGGLLGIGGAAVSAPALVLVGVPMLVTIAVTQVIVLATALFTTANYLLLDAVVAPLVFVLTGAYLAGVTIGWWLAHRIEAGRLKLALGVVLVGLAGSLLL, encoded by the coding sequence ATGGAGTTCGCGCTCGGAATCGGCGTCCTGTTTGCTCTTACCCTCCTTTCGGTCCTCGGCGGTACCATCGTCTCGACCATCGGTCCCGGTGGGATCCTCATCGTGACCGGCCTGTACCTCCTGACCCCGCTTTCGGCCGCCGAGGTCGCCGGGACGTCGAGTGCGACTTTCGCCGTGGGCGCGATACTGGGCAGTCTCGTCTTCGCACGCTCGGGCGAGATCGACTGGCGACTCGCGGGCGTCGTGAGCACCGGGGCGGCCGTCGGGACGTGGCTCGGCGTGCAGGCGAACGCCTACCTCTCGCGGGACCTGTACGGACTTCTGTTGGCGGCGATGCTCGCGGCGGTCGGCTGTATCATCGTCTACCGCGAGTACCGCGACCTCGAACCGCGGATCGAACTCGGACGCGAGAGGAGCGATCTGGTGGGGTTCGTCGTCATCGGCCTGTTAATCGGCGTTTTCGGGGGATTGCTCGGGATCGGTGGAGCGGCCGTATCGGCGCCGGCACTCGTGCTCGTCGGCGTGCCGATGCTCGTGACCATCGCGGTCACACAGGTCATCGTCCTCGCGACCGCGCTGTTTACGACCGCGAACTACCTCCTGCTCGATGCGGTCGTCGCGCCGCTGGTCTTCGTGCTCACGGGGGCCTACCTCGCGGGCGTGACGATCGGCTGGTGGCTCGCCCACCGGATCGAGGCCGGGCGACTGAAGCTTGCGCTCGGAGTCGTTCTCGTCGGACTCGCCGGATCGCTGCTGTTGTAG
- the uvrB gene encoding excinuclease ABC subunit UvrB, giving the protein MSDTSSGPLQPDRPEAEKPFRVEAPFEPAGDQPEAIEQLVSGYESGMDRQTLLGVTGSGKTNTVSWTVEGIQTPTLVIAHNKTLAAQLYEEFRNLFPDNAVEYFVSYYDYYQPEAYVEASDTYIDKDASINDEIDRLRHSATRSLLTRDDVIVVASVSAIYGLGDPRNYVDMSLQLEQGQRIDRDELLKGLVDLNYERNDVDFTQGTFRVRGDTVEVFPMYGRYAVRVEFWGDEIDRLSKLDPLEGDLKSEEPAVLIHPAEHYSIPEQRMENAISEIEEDLEKRIRYFERNGDMLSAQRIEERTTFDIEMMRETGYCSGIENYSVYLSDRESGDAPYTLLDYFPDDFLTVIDESHQTIPQIKGQYAGDKSRKDSLVENGFRLPTAYDNRPLTFEEFEERVGKRLYVSATPGDYERDVSEQIVEQIVRPTHLVDPAVSVQSAQEQIDDLMARIDERTDRDERVLVTTLTKRMAEDLTEYLENSGVGVEYMHDETDTLERHELIRGLRLGEFDVLVGINLLREGLDIPEVSLVAILDADQQGFLRSRTTLIQTMGRAARNAEGEVVLYADETTDAMAEAIEETQRRREIQREFNEAHDYTPTTIDKEVSETNLPGSKTDTSGVTGDAPEDTEAAQARVQSLEERMNEAASNLEFELAADIRDRIRELREEFDALSDEEGVVPEPETEF; this is encoded by the coding sequence ATGAGTGATACGAGTTCCGGCCCGCTCCAGCCCGACAGACCGGAGGCCGAGAAACCCTTCCGTGTCGAGGCCCCCTTCGAGCCCGCGGGCGACCAGCCCGAAGCGATTGAGCAGCTCGTTTCGGGCTACGAGTCGGGGATGGATCGCCAGACCCTGCTGGGCGTGACGGGCTCGGGAAAGACCAACACGGTGAGCTGGACCGTCGAGGGCATCCAAACCCCGACCCTCGTTATCGCCCACAACAAGACGCTCGCAGCCCAGCTCTACGAGGAGTTCAGGAACCTGTTCCCGGACAACGCCGTCGAGTACTTCGTCTCCTACTATGACTACTACCAGCCCGAAGCTTACGTCGAGGCAAGCGACACCTACATCGATAAGGACGCCTCGATCAACGACGAGATCGATAGACTCAGGCACTCCGCGACGCGCTCGCTCCTGACCCGCGACGACGTGATCGTCGTCGCCTCCGTCTCGGCGATCTACGGGCTGGGTGACCCCCGTAACTACGTCGACATGAGCCTCCAACTGGAGCAGGGCCAGCGGATCGACCGCGACGAACTGCTCAAAGGCTTGGTCGACCTGAACTACGAGCGAAACGACGTCGACTTCACCCAGGGGACGTTTCGAGTGCGCGGTGACACCGTCGAGGTCTTCCCGATGTACGGCCGCTACGCCGTGCGCGTCGAATTCTGGGGCGACGAGATCGATCGGCTTAGCAAACTGGACCCCCTCGAAGGCGACCTCAAAAGCGAGGAGCCCGCGGTTCTGATCCACCCCGCAGAGCACTACTCGATCCCCGAACAGCGCATGGAAAACGCCATCAGCGAGATCGAGGAGGACCTCGAAAAACGGATCCGGTACTTCGAGCGAAACGGCGACATGCTCTCGGCCCAGCGCATCGAGGAGCGCACCACCTTCGATATCGAGATGATGCGCGAGACGGGCTACTGTTCGGGCATCGAGAACTACTCCGTCTACCTCTCGGATCGCGAGTCGGGCGACGCTCCCTACACCTTACTCGACTACTTCCCCGACGACTTCCTCACCGTCATCGACGAGTCCCACCAGACTATCCCCCAGATCAAAGGACAGTACGCCGGCGACAAATCGCGCAAGGACTCGTTGGTCGAGAACGGCTTTCGCCTTCCCACGGCGTACGATAACCGCCCGCTGACCTTCGAGGAGTTCGAAGAGCGGGTCGGAAAGCGCCTGTACGTTTCGGCGACCCCCGGCGACTACGAACGTGACGTGAGCGAGCAGATCGTCGAACAGATCGTCAGGCCCACGCATCTCGTCGACCCCGCGGTGTCGGTCCAGTCCGCACAGGAGCAGATCGACGACCTGATGGCCCGGATCGACGAGCGAACCGACCGTGACGAACGCGTGCTCGTGACCACCCTCACCAAGCGCATGGCCGAGGACCTCACCGAGTACCTCGAGAATTCAGGTGTGGGCGTCGAGTACATGCACGACGAGACCGACACCCTTGAACGCCACGAACTCATCCGCGGGCTTCGGCTCGGGGAGTTCGACGTTCTTGTAGGTATTAACCTCCTGCGCGAGGGACTCGACATCCCCGAGGTTTCCTTGGTAGCCATCCTCGACGCCGACCAGCAGGGGTTCCTGCGCTCGCGGACCACCCTGATCCAGACGATGGGTCGGGCCGCGAGAAACGCCGAGGGCGAGGTCGTCCTGTACGCCGACGAGACGACCGACGCGATGGCCGAGGCCATCGAGGAGACACAACGGCGCCGCGAGATCCAGCGGGAGTTCAACGAAGCGCACGACTACACGCCGACGACCATCGACAAGGAGGTCAGCGAGACCAACCTGCCGGGAAGCAAGACCGACACCTCGGGTGTGACCGGCGACGCCCCCGAGGACACCGAGGCCGCCCAGGCTCGGGTGCAGTCCCTCGAAGAGCGCATGAACGAGGCCGCGAGCAACCTCGAGTTCGAACTCGCGGCCGACATCCGCGACCGGATCCGCGAACTCCGCGAGGAGTTCGACGCGCTTTCGGACGAGGAGGGGGTCGTTCCCGAGCCCGAAACCGAATTCTAA
- a CDS encoding nicotinate-nucleotide--dimethylbenzimidazole phosphoribosyltransferase yields the protein MVDEPERTPDERGTPRLVVVAGSTRTGAIDSGAGPISAAGADKEALYDTPGADLEILDYGDVTHAPTVPVSPSGCPTPAVHTRAVRELLGFDVTCIDAGLTRKSGAPTVSLGGNAGGDIRHEEPVGNASELFEAGAAFGRALPDSELAIGETIPGGTTTSMAVLRALGERPAVSSSLPDNPLGLKRRVVEEALASSGLEPGSAAGTPIEAVRAVGDPVLATVAGLIVGATDAGISVTLAGGTQLATAAALARHAGVEAPLTLATTAFVADDESAGVEALAVDLDLDLRVTDPGFSNRDHPAMAAYAAGEAKEGVGMGGVLWLAKRDGIAMKAVRKRIEAVYSRIVRP from the coding sequence ATGGTCGACGAACCGGAGCGTACGCCGGACGAGCGCGGAACGCCGAGGCTGGTGGTCGTCGCCGGGAGCACTCGGACGGGGGCGATCGACTCCGGCGCGGGTCCGATCAGCGCCGCGGGGGCCGATAAGGAGGCGCTGTACGATACGCCGGGTGCGGATCTCGAAATCCTCGACTACGGCGACGTGACCCACGCACCGACCGTTCCAGTTAGTCCCTCGGGCTGTCCGACGCCGGCGGTCCACACCCGCGCGGTCCGCGAGCTCCTGGGCTTCGACGTGACCTGCATCGACGCCGGGCTGACGCGGAAAAGCGGCGCGCCGACCGTCTCGCTGGGGGGAAACGCGGGCGGCGATATCCGACACGAGGAGCCGGTCGGAAACGCCAGCGAACTGTTCGAGGCCGGGGCAGCGTTCGGTCGGGCGCTGCCCGATTCCGAACTGGCTATCGGCGAGACGATCCCGGGCGGGACGACCACTTCGATGGCGGTCCTGCGGGCGCTCGGCGAGCGGCCGGCCGTCTCCTCGTCGCTCCCCGACAATCCGCTTGGACTCAAACGACGGGTAGTCGAGGAGGCGCTCGCGTCGAGCGGGCTCGAACCCGGCAGTGCGGCAGGAACGCCAATAGAAGCGGTTCGGGCCGTCGGCGACCCCGTGCTGGCTACCGTCGCGGGCCTGATCGTCGGCGCGACCGACGCCGGGATCAGCGTGACGCTCGCGGGCGGGACCCAACTCGCAACGGCCGCCGCGCTAGCGCGCCACGCGGGTGTCGAGGCGCCGCTAACGCTCGCGACCACTGCCTTCGTCGCCGACGACGAGAGCGCGGGGGTCGAAGCGCTCGCAGTCGATCTGGATCTCGATCTCCGCGTGACCGATCCCGGGTTCAGTAACCGAGACCATCCGGCGATGGCGGCCTACGCCGCCGGGGAGGCAAAAGAGGGCGTCGGAATGGGCGGGGTGCTGTGGCTGGCCAAGCGCGACGGAATTGCGATGAAAGCGGTCCGCAAGCGGATCGAGGCGGTCTACAGCCGGATCGTTCGCCCGTGA
- a CDS encoding ribonucleoside-diphosphate reductase subunit alpha, whose product MSHTTTRPDGIEAILEQAWDDRAEGSPDDIARAARRDCYEGASREEVYEAIIGALTARIDRVPEYRTVAARVFRRRYFEERVGVAPDDHEAAYRDSFVASIERGVEADLLDERMGEYDLSRLAEALEPTRDDRLDYMAMETLSQRYFLREGDEPIELPQTFWMRVAMGIALREAPEEREKYAKEFYDLLSTLRFVHSTPTLFHAGTTHPQLSSCYLTTVPDDLEGIFDAYKEHAKLSKWSGGLGNDWTPLRASGARISSTGVESTGTVPFLKIANDVTGAINRSGKRRGAACAYLEAWHMDFPAFLDLRRNTGDERRRTHDMNTAAWVPDLFMKRVQNDEKWMLFSPEEVPDLHGTYGREFEERYEEYERRAEAGELDQYERCEAAELWRRTLTRLFETGHPWITFKDPCNVRSPQDHAGVINSSNLCTEITLNTSEEETAVCNLGSVNLSRHVIEDGLDREALAETVNTAMRMLDNVVDLNFYPTEKAERSNMRHRPVGLGTMGFHDALLEQDIPMNSEKAVEFADRTQELVSYHAILGSSELAAERGAYGSYEGSKWDRDLFPQDTVSILEEERGREIPIDVEERLDWGRVREHVSEHGMRNSNTMAVAPTATISTIAGTTPSIEPIYSNLYVKSNMSGDFTVINDHLVSDLRERGLWTDEIRDRITYHDGSIQEIDAIPEDVTELHRGAFEIDPRHQLRLSAERATWIDQGQSHNVFFPSTDGSLLAGVYETAWELGLKTTYYLRTLGASQVEKTTLDMREYDDTQFRDSDDDDDEDEGNGLPSVEDPTCEACQ is encoded by the coding sequence ATGAGCCATACGACGACACGACCCGACGGAATCGAAGCGATACTCGAGCAGGCGTGGGACGACCGTGCCGAGGGCTCTCCCGACGACATCGCCCGTGCTGCCCGCCGTGACTGCTATGAGGGCGCGAGCCGCGAGGAAGTCTACGAGGCGATCATCGGCGCGCTCACCGCCCGGATCGACCGCGTACCGGAGTACCGGACCGTCGCCGCACGCGTCTTTCGACGGCGGTACTTCGAGGAGCGTGTAGGTGTGGCCCCGGACGACCACGAGGCTGCCTACCGCGACTCGTTCGTCGCCTCGATCGAGCGCGGCGTCGAGGCCGACCTGCTCGACGAGCGTATGGGCGAGTACGACCTGTCGAGGCTCGCCGAGGCGCTCGAACCGACTCGTGACGACCGACTCGATTACATGGCGATGGAGACTCTCTCCCAGCGCTACTTCCTGCGTGAGGGCGACGAGCCCATCGAACTGCCCCAGACGTTCTGGATGCGCGTGGCGATGGGGATCGCGCTCCGGGAAGCGCCCGAGGAGCGCGAGAAGTATGCAAAGGAGTTCTACGACCTGCTCTCGACGCTGCGATTCGTCCATTCGACGCCGACGCTGTTTCACGCCGGGACGACCCACCCGCAGCTCTCCTCGTGTTATCTCACCACCGTTCCCGATGACCTGGAGGGGATCTTCGACGCGTACAAGGAACACGCGAAGCTCTCGAAGTGGTCGGGCGGGCTCGGCAACGACTGGACCCCGCTTCGGGCCAGCGGCGCACGGATCTCCTCGACGGGCGTCGAGTCCACGGGGACGGTCCCGTTCCTGAAGATCGCAAACGACGTGACCGGCGCGATCAACAGGAGCGGGAAACGCCGCGGGGCGGCCTGTGCCTACCTCGAAGCATGGCACATGGACTTCCCCGCCTTCCTCGACCTGCGGCGAAACACCGGCGACGAGCGCCGGCGCACCCATGACATGAACACCGCGGCGTGGGTGCCCGACCTGTTCATGAAGCGCGTCCAGAACGACGAGAAGTGGATGCTCTTTTCACCCGAGGAGGTTCCCGACCTGCACGGGACCTATGGACGCGAGTTCGAGGAGCGCTACGAGGAGTATGAGCGGCGGGCCGAAGCGGGCGAACTCGACCAGTACGAGCGGTGCGAGGCCGCCGAGCTGTGGCGCAGGACCCTCACTCGGCTGTTCGAGACGGGCCACCCGTGGATCACGTTCAAGGACCCCTGTAACGTCCGCTCGCCGCAGGATCATGCGGGTGTCATCAACTCCTCGAACCTCTGTACGGAGATCACGCTCAACACGAGCGAGGAGGAGACCGCCGTCTGTAACCTCGGTTCGGTGAACCTCTCGCGCCACGTGATCGAGGACGGGCTCGACCGCGAGGCGCTCGCCGAGACGGTCAACACGGCGATGCGGATGCTCGACAACGTCGTCGACCTCAACTTCTACCCCACGGAGAAGGCCGAACGCTCGAACATGCGCCACCGGCCAGTTGGCTTAGGTACCATGGGCTTTCACGACGCCCTGCTGGAACAGGACATCCCGATGAACTCCGAGAAAGCCGTCGAGTTCGCCGACCGAACCCAGGAGCTCGTCTCCTATCACGCGATCCTCGGCTCCTCAGAGCTGGCCGCCGAGCGCGGGGCCTACGGGAGCTACGAGGGCTCGAAGTGGGACCGTGACCTGTTCCCCCAGGACACCGTTTCGATCCTCGAGGAGGAACGGGGGCGCGAGATCCCGATCGACGTCGAGGAGCGCCTCGACTGGGGACGGGTGCGAGAACACGTCTCCGAGCACGGGATGCGAAACTCCAACACGATGGCGGTCGCGCCGACGGCGACCATCTCGACGATCGCGGGGACGACCCCCTCGATCGAGCCGATCTACTCGAACCTCTACGTGAAGTCGAACATGTCGGGCGACTTCACGGTGATCAACGACCACCTCGTTTCCGATCTCAGGGAGCGGGGGCTGTGGACCGACGAGATCCGCGACCGGATCACGTACCACGACGGCTCGATCCAGGAGATCGACGCGATACCGGAGGACGTCACGGAGCTCCACCGGGGCGCCTTCGAGATCGACCCGCGCCACCAGCTTCGCCTCTCGGCGGAGCGTGCGACCTGGATCGACCAGGGCCAGTCGCACAACGTCTTCTTCCCCTCCACGGACGGCTCGCTGCTCGCGGGCGTCTACGAGACCGCCTGGGAGCTCGGCCTGAAGACGACCTACTACCTCCGGACGCTGGGCGCGAGCCAGGTCGAGAAGACCACGCTCGACATGCGCGAGTACGACGACACCCAGTTCCGCGACTCGGACGACGATGACGACGAGGACGAGGGGAACGGCCTGCCGAGCGTCGAGGACCCGACCTGCGAGGCCTGCCAGTAA
- a CDS encoding ribonucleotide-diphosphate reductase subunit beta, with the protein MPLINTESHHDPNKILPIDYDWAREYYKAGVANNWTPEEVPMADDVHQWENDELSSEERQLVEWNLGFFSTAESLTANNIVLAVYDHVTAPECRQYLLRQAYEEAIHTDTFIYCCDSLGFDPEYLYGMYDRIPAIEAKDEFVVDLTQVIDDPDFEISSDEDVREFLRDLVGFYVIMEGIFFYAGFAMMLGLKRQGKMVGVGEQFEYIMRDESLHLNFGVDLINTVREENSGIWTDVFEAEIEGLLREAVELERTYAREACPEEVLGMGPAQFAEYVEYVADRRLDQLGMEPVYDTDNPFPWMAEQVDLNKEKNFFETNVAEYQSGGSLEW; encoded by the coding sequence ATGCCGCTGATCAACACCGAGAGCCACCACGACCCCAACAAGATCCTGCCGATCGACTACGACTGGGCCCGCGAGTACTACAAGGCCGGCGTCGCCAACAACTGGACGCCCGAGGAGGTGCCGATGGCCGACGACGTCCACCAGTGGGAGAACGACGAGCTGAGTAGCGAGGAACGCCAGCTCGTCGAGTGGAACCTCGGCTTCTTCTCGACTGCCGAATCGCTGACCGCGAACAACATCGTCCTCGCGGTCTACGACCACGTCACCGCCCCCGAGTGTCGCCAGTATCTCCTCAGACAGGCCTACGAGGAGGCGATCCATACCGATACGTTCATCTACTGCTGTGACTCGCTGGGGTTCGACCCCGAGTACCTCTACGGGATGTACGACCGCATCCCCGCTATCGAGGCCAAGGACGAGTTCGTCGTCGACCTCACGCAGGTGATCGACGATCCGGACTTCGAGATCAGTAGCGACGAGGACGTCCGGGAGTTCCTCCGGGACCTCGTCGGGTTCTACGTCATCATGGAGGGAATCTTCTTCTACGCGGGCTTTGCGATGATGCTCGGGCTCAAGCGCCAGGGGAAGATGGTCGGCGTCGGCGAGCAGTTCGAGTACATCATGCGCGACGAGTCACTCCATCTGAACTTCGGGGTCGATCTGATCAACACTGTCCGCGAGGAGAATTCAGGGATCTGGACCGACGTGTTCGAAGCCGAGATCGAGGGACTGCTCCGCGAGGCCGTTGAGCTCGAACGCACGTATGCCCGCGAGGCCTGCCCCGAAGAGGTGCTCGGCATGGGACCGGCGCAGTTCGCCGAGTACGTCGAGTACGTCGCCGACAGACGCCTCGATCAGTTGGGAATGGAGCCGGTCTACGACACCGACAACCCGTTCCCGTGGATGGCAGAACAGGTCGACCTGAACAAGGAGAAGAACTTCTTCGAGACCAACGTCGCGGAGTACCAGTCGGGCGGCTCGCTCGAGTGGTGA
- a CDS encoding DUF7839 domain-containing protein: protein MSDTERGSSVLQSKRDATRYQILVEIAERQPAVSQQEVADAIGVTAQAVSDYLGGLVEEGFVEKGGRGRYEVSKEGVDWLIGRTDELRAFTDHVAEDVIEQVEIETALATDAIEEDQSVTLSMADGVLRATPGEAGAATAVAITGSEAGADVGITDVEGVLDYELGRVTVVSLPRVHEGGSSVADPDTLGEYAASHDLVATAGTEAVAAACTAGLDPEIRFGTPEAVREAATKGLDVLLLATDDRLAAHTETLREGTVGYEMVEAEKR from the coding sequence ATGTCCGACACCGAGAGGGGATCGAGCGTGCTGCAAAGCAAGCGCGACGCCACGCGCTATCAGATCCTCGTCGAGATCGCCGAGCGCCAGCCCGCGGTCAGCCAACAGGAGGTCGCCGACGCCATCGGCGTCACCGCCCAGGCCGTCAGCGACTACCTTGGTGGGCTGGTCGAGGAGGGGTTCGTCGAGAAGGGTGGGCGCGGGCGCTACGAGGTGAGCAAGGAGGGCGTCGACTGGCTGATCGGCCGGACCGACGAACTCCGGGCGTTCACCGACCACGTCGCAGAAGACGTCATCGAACAGGTCGAGATCGAGACCGCGCTCGCGACCGACGCCATCGAGGAGGACCAGTCGGTGACGCTCTCGATGGCCGACGGGGTGCTCAGAGCGACCCCCGGCGAGGCCGGTGCGGCGACCGCGGTCGCGATCACGGGTTCCGAGGCCGGCGCGGACGTCGGGATCACCGACGTCGAGGGCGTCCTCGACTACGAACTGGGTCGGGTCACGGTCGTCTCGCTGCCCCGGGTCCACGAGGGCGGCAGCTCGGTCGCCGATCCCGACACCCTCGGCGAGTACGCCGCTTCCCACGATCTGGTGGCGACGGCGGGCACCGAGGCGGTCGCCGCGGCCTGCACGGCCGGCCTCGACCCCGAGATCCGGTTCGGGACGCCCGAAGCAGTTCGAGAGGCGGCGACGAAGGGTCTGGACGTGCTCCTGTTGGCGACCGACGACCGGCTGGCGGCCCACACCGAGACGCTGCGCGAGGGGACCGTCGGCTACGAGATGGTCGAAGCGGAAAAGCGGTAG